In Phragmites australis chromosome 16, lpPhrAust1.1, whole genome shotgun sequence, one DNA window encodes the following:
- the LOC133894808 gene encoding (E)-beta-caryophyllene synthase-like, with protein sequence MATTTTHGPIALASQSTKQDVQHNPRPYTPSPWGDFFLTHQPCTPAELLSMKEKAQARKEEVRRILLDAAASSDLARKLDLVDALQRLGVDYHYKKEIDELLRAVYDDRDGASDDLYVTSLRFYLLRKHGYTVCSDVFLKFRDEQGDVSSDDVNCLMTLYDAAHLGTHGEKILDAIITFNKNRLQSVMKTNLEPELAEEVRFTLETPRFRRVERVEARRFISVYEKKAARDETILEFAKLDYNILQVLYCQELKELTTWWKDFQSRTDLRFARDRLVEMHFWMMGVVYEPYYSYSRIMLTKLMICVSLFDDLYDNYSTTQESNIFTTAMERWDEKATEKFPAYLKALYNNILGTTDEIVEELKHQNNKHAEIVRKLVIDIAKCYHAEVKWRDEHYVPTDVEEHLQVSVRSSACMHITNLAFISLGDVTTREAVEWAFTYPKIIRGVCIVGRIANDMVSHEREQASEHMVSTVQTCIKQYGVTVEEANEKLRVMIEEAWMDIVQECLDLKHPMALLEKAVNLARTMDFMYKREDAYTLSFSLKDTITSLYGKFA encoded by the exons ATGGCGACCACCACCACCCACGGCCCCATCGCTCTGGCCTCGCAGTCGACGAAGCAGGACGTGCAGCACAATCCCCGGCCGTACACCCCGAGCCCCTGGGGCGACTTCTTCCTCACCCACCAGCCGTGCACGCCGGCAGAGCTCCTGTCCATGAAGGAGAAGGCGCAGGCCAGGAAGGAGGAGGTGAGGCGGATCTTGCTGGACGCCGCAGCCTCCTCCGACCTGGCGCGGAAGCTGGACCTCGTCGACGCGCTGCAGCGGCTCGGAGTCGACTACCACTACAAGAAGGAGATCGACGAGCTGCTTCGTGCCGTCTACGATGACAGGGATGGAGCTTCTGATGACCTCTATGTCACCTCGCTGAGGTTCTACTTGCTCAGGAAGCATGGGTACACCGTCTGTTCTG ATGTGTTTCTTAAGTTCAGAGATGAGCAAGGAGACGTTTCAAGTGATGATGTGAACTGCTTGATGACGTTGTACGATGCTGCACATCTGGGAACTCACGGGGAGAAAATACTTGACGCCATCATCACTTTCAACAAGAACCGCCTACAATCTGTGATGAAAACAAATTTGGAGCCGGAGCTGGCAGAGGAGGTGAGGTTCACATTGGAGACGCCTAGGTTCAGGCGGGTAGAGAGGGTGGAAGCAAGACGCTTCATCTCAGTGTACGAGAAGAAGGCGGCGCGAGATGAGACCATACTGGAGTTTGCAAAGCTAGACTACAACATCCTGCAAGTTCTCTACTGTCAGGAGTTGAAAGAACTTACAAC ATGGTGGAAGGATTTCCAGTCACGGACGGACCTGAGGTTTGCACGGGACAGATTGGTGGAGATGCATTTTTGGATGATGGGAGTTGTTTATGAGCCTTATTACTCGTATTCACGGATAATGCTCACAAAATTGATGATATGCGTGTCATTGTTCGATGACCTTTATGACAACTATAGCACCACACAGGAGAGTAATATCTTCACCACAGCCATGGAAAG GTGGGATGAGAAGGCTACAGAGAAATTCCCAGCATACTTGAAGGCGTTATACAACAATATACTTGGCACAACAGATGAGATCGTGGAAGAGTTAAAACATCAGAATAACAAGCATGCTGAAATTGTCAGAAAACTG GTAATTGACATCGCCAAATGCTACCATGCTGAGGTCAAATGGCGTGATGAACACTACGTACCAACAGATGTTGAGGAGCATCTACAAGTTTCTGTGAGAAGCAGTGCATGTATGCACATCACCAACCTTGCCTTCATTTCACTGGGAGACGTGACTACTAGGGAGGCGGTTGAGTGGGCTTTCACCTATCCGAAAATTATCAGAGGTGTTTGTATTGTCGGACGCATTGCTAACGACATGGTGTCACATGAG CGAGAACAAGCTTCGGAGCATATGGTATCCACTGTGCAAACTTGCATAAAGCAGTATGGGGTCACAGTAGAGGAAGCTAATGAAAAGCTTAGAGTAATGATCGAGGAAGCATGGATGGACATCGTCCAGGAATGCCTCGATCTGAAACATCCTATGGCACTTTTGGAGAAGGCAGTCAACCTTGCACGAACAATGGATTTCATGTACAAGCGCGAAGATGCGTACACACTCTCATTCAGCCTCAAGGACACTATAACTTCATTGTACGGGAAGTTCGCGTGA